The nucleotide window tatatatatatatatatatatatatatatatatatatatatatatatatatatatatatatatatatatatatatatatatatatatatatatatatatatatatatatatatatatatatatggtctgtctctagggcattgtcctgcctgacagggcagtgtcaatgtcccttgcccctggcAATCATGATcctacctttaaaccttaaacctttaagtgtACTCCGGGATGGCTgtgagaacataatctactttggttcTTATCAGGGGTTAAGCTCTTGCTGCGAAATTGGACTTCAGCACTCTGGAACCAAGCGAACATTTCTTTTCTGGTAAAGGAGAGTTGTTTCAGTGACTTAGGTTTGACAGTAGAGTCAGTGTCGAAAGGCAGCATTATCAAACGGTAAGACACAACAATAAGGGGAAAGCTGGGAGGGAGCCTGTCACTCCGCATGTCACCAGTGTGTGAGAGGggagttaggtgataactgagagactgtGTAATTGTAACTATCTTTATTTCAACACACACAaggttttataacaacagtttcagtgataTAAGGTCACAGAAAAAATAAACAGATGGATCCAAGCACATACAATAAATAACACGTTTTCAGTTTGCAttgagagcgataacgacaatatataataaacataaatacTTTTTATTGTACAAACATTTGTGATATACATGCGGTACACACTAATGCCGTCATGTATAAATAACTCACGACAAAAAACTTGTGTTAGCCATCAAATCATAAATCATCTAAGTGTGGAAACTTAGCATTCTGCTgtgggatgattttttttttttttttttttttttttggtatatgtcATAAATTCTACAGGATTGGTCATGACAAAGGCGGTGGCAATTCTAATTTCTCCTTTCATCTGTATGAACTAAGTTTGAGATTATAAACTTAGTTTTATCGCTGCCGAGGCTTGAACCCATTCCCAGgcagaaaaaaaatatcagtgagTGAAAATTTTTCATTCGTCTGAGATTCTGTATCAAAGAAAATTCGATATCAAAGTCCATTCTTTGattaactgaaaaaagaaaaatacataaagtATTATGGATCAACCACCAATTATTATATACTTATTAATAAGGTAAATTCTACACGATTTAGTAAAATAGAGTCAGAATCAACTCATATCTCATATAGCTAGATAGAGTGCTTGAGTGTGGGCGTGTTGTGTctagctctgctattcatgccttgAGTCaggttttagctttgtgtttctttattagaatatcattgaaaataaaTTAGTTAGTCTGATGGAGAAACCTAAgtaataagaaacagtacaccatgtctgctcttAACTATATctacttcaaatgtaatgaaacggatggagaacaTAAataatggatagtatgtgaatgtaaaagactctactataagatatgtgtgtatatagtgccAGCTATTAGTGATATTGACAGGAAtgacctagattggttatgccctcactgcgtacgtaatgccagacaaaacaattttgtaatatcaaaattaaaggaagatgtaaacatgagtaatctggccctgaacgaacaagatacaaaaatagatgacttggaaaacaaacttgaggATCTTGGCGTAGACGCAGCCaattccacccagatcaccaaCCTCACTAtgaaagttaacattcttgccatgatatggaatcaattaaagcaacactaaaccggagaaaccgacatttgctcacaaagttaaggaaaaaatattcTGTTGATAATTGAAtctactaatacaacaactaaaattactgaaagaaaacgtgagattGCACAAgctcttaaagacattcctatacttaacacgaggtcaactatgaAAGAGAAgaagcggcaaacaaaattcagacattggtgtcTGAcagtgaaacgagaaaaatcggaaaactaaaacccaaaataatgatgtggaatgtatacaatgatgaagatgatgtagtaaatgctctgattcaaagaaatagctgcctggaccatatccaaaatatataaagataagataagtgtagtcttgaagaaaaatgcCTTGGGAGTCGgaggaccacccaccatgtgctgaaatgtgatccttaaGTTCGgggggctattcatgataatggggacaaagtttcgttacgatggggtatctataacatacatggtaggtaccacatgatcacctgctaccactgtcagaggtatggatatTTGGAagaaagattgcaagtctaagaataaacataaagtctgcgggaaatctTCAGGGAGACAccccaccagggagtgtaattcggaagtgtcaaagtgtataaactgcacgaAGTTAACAAGTGACCCTACATTAAATTATACAGACTGCAATGCTTCTGAATTGGAGTTGAAAAGACTAGTGGAAGATACTGATCATAGTTACTAGGgatatcataaactgtggctatgtaaatatataatctataggtaataagactgttcaaattcgagaattgtaTAAACGGAAAATATTTAGAtacactagcattatctgaaacactGCTaattaacttggacaaggcaaTGATCACTGAAATGATGCCCCCAACAattgccttctttcacatacagaGAGAAGGTAGATccggtgggggtgtcggactctttattaaTAAAAGTTACTTAAATCTCAAAACGTGTAAGAGAATTAGTATAACAAGCttggaatatatagaaataaaatttacgccaaaaaatagaagaatatcctttgtaacaatctacaaacctcttagaataaactctagtatcttttttgaataatttggtgctctcattgagattattattatggacaaaaaacgaattagttattagtggagacttcaatttttggatggatgatgcatcaaatcctgacTCTTTGGCATTTAGAGAGATACTAGAATCATATCAACTactgaataatgtcgactgtacaatctactttaactgggcatacgctagactctgttataagtgatgacatgagtAATATTGTATCCCCAGTACACAaaattattacgtttagtctacctttacagaaacatgcattagtacagaaaataaactttagacataaatcaaattttgctcctaccgtatttattgaaaaagttacaaagaaaataaattatgctagcaacattccctgtgatcatgatgactaacgtctgttaggagctaagtgtgctaactgtcttatgaccacttacaataaagtgagtaaaagtgaatatgataccatatgcccaccgatggaaaagactataaccgtaggtgaccaatctccttggtttgatggagagactttggtaaaaaagagggaaaaaggacCTGAAGAAAGTAAAtggaataggtaaaaaactgaaagtATTTGGGTAGagtacaaaactgctgcgtgttaatataactacctactaagaaggaaaaaaagtaaatactataagagaaagatcctcgaagcagcaacagacataaataagttatatcgtctcctgaatggtataatgggaaatgtaagagAAAATAAACTACCTGATGATtaaagtgaccaggaactagcaaataattttctagtattctttaaaaacaaaattgaaaatataaccagattATTTGTAAATACTCAAAATCAGATTAATGATAacccaggcacacagacaaaattaataccatttaacaacataaaacaagatgacatcaccagaaatatcaagagagcaaagaaaacaaactgcgcgatcgatcctacgccaatatctgaagtaattgaagagagagacttttctagtctagccgaaataataatgagaatggcaaatgcaagcattgatgaatgtaagttccctaaatctgagaaaatggctatagtcacaccagttctgaaaaatgcattgGACTACCAGGAATCAAGCTCATATAGACTTATTTGAAATCTATCCTCTGTcttaaaagtgcttgaatatgtgatccttgaacaactagtcagccacttagaagtaatagaagctttgcctgacaaccaatctgcccaCAAAATACTATACTctgcggagacagccatctgctctgctgtgaatgatatgctagaaatggttGATGAagataaatgtggtatcttaatactgctcgatctcagtgctgcttttgatacagtggtgcatgaactgctactaaatgatctacggtccatcggcgttgaacaTCAAGCCTTGGAatatctaaaagactacttagttggtagaaattactgtgtacaattGGGAAACTCTATTCATCATATGGACCCTTAAACAAAGGGGTACCTcagggtagtgtacttggcccaatcttattctgcctcTATACTATTGCATTATCggaaatgctacaaaggcatggcgtgaagtttgaaCTATTTgaagatgacacacaattttacttctccataaacaacttaaatcaaatgagaacaaaactggattcatggtggtgggcaagagaaacagcgtgagaaacttaggtgatattcaaatgaacataaataatgactcgttgCCAATATCTAGCAAtgtttgagatctaggtgtatttcttgactgtaacctgtctctcaatgcccaaatacgtaatgtaataaaaactgctggttatcatctaagaaatactgcgtttttaaaaaaagtac belongs to Palaemon carinicauda isolate YSFRI2023 chromosome 17, ASM3689809v2, whole genome shotgun sequence and includes:
- the LOC137656563 gene encoding uncharacterized protein, whose product is MDVNGGEMAVHYDVDYGYHGLFGENIDIRESSTYRFVLEYVILEQLVSHLEVIEALPDNQSAHKILYSAETAICSAVNDMLEMVDEDKCGILILLDLSAAFDTVVHELLLNDLRSIGVEHQALEYLKDYLVGRNYCVQLGNSIHHMDP